The Mycolicibacterium mageritense genome contains a region encoding:
- a CDS encoding glutaredoxin family protein encodes MTLLTRAGCSLCARAAEQLLALRDEFGFDLVTTDVDAVAEAGDPTLRAQYGDLLPVVLLDGTQHSYWEVDEPQLRRDLAD; translated from the coding sequence GTGACGTTGCTGACCCGCGCGGGCTGCAGCCTGTGTGCGCGCGCCGCCGAGCAACTGCTCGCGCTGCGCGACGAATTCGGTTTCGACCTGGTGACCACCGACGTCGACGCGGTCGCCGAAGCCGGTGACCCGACGTTGCGGGCACAGTATGGCGATCTGTTGCCCGTTGTTTTGCTGGACGGCACCCAACACAGCTACTGGGAAGTCGACGAGCCGCAGCTGCGGCGCGACCTCGCTGACTAG
- a CDS encoding glutamyl-tRNA reductase, which produces MSVLLFGVSHRSAPVSVLEQLSTDEAEQAKIIDQILQSSLVTEAMVLSTCNRVEVYAVVEAFHGGLSVIGQVLSEHSGMGLGDLTKYAYVRYAEAAVEHMFAVTSGLDSAVIGEAQVLGQVRRAYAAAEANHTVGRTLHELAQRALSVGKRVHSETGIDAAGASVVSVALGMAETKLTGGLAGRSAAIVGAGSMGALAGAHLVRAGIGRVHVVNRSLPRARRLAHNLTEQGVPAQAHSLDDLTTALADVDVVVSSTGAVRPVVSLADVHHALAQRNGSGVDHQLVVCDLGMPRDVDPAVAGLPGVWVVDMDRIQREPTARAAATDAEAARTIVATEVANYLAGQRMAEVTPTVTALRQRAADVVESELLRLDNRLPGLDAAHRDEVAKTVRRVVDKLLHAPTVRVKQLASAPGGDSYAEALRELFELDPQAVEAVAASELPFMTTDLDKSE; this is translated from the coding sequence GTGAGCGTTCTGCTGTTCGGAGTTTCGCACCGCAGCGCGCCGGTGTCCGTTCTGGAGCAGTTGAGCACGGACGAGGCCGAGCAGGCCAAGATCATCGACCAGATTCTGCAGTCATCTCTGGTGACCGAGGCCATGGTGCTGTCCACCTGCAACCGCGTCGAGGTATATGCGGTGGTCGAGGCCTTCCACGGCGGTCTTTCGGTGATCGGCCAGGTGCTCTCCGAGCATTCCGGCATGGGCCTGGGCGATCTCACCAAATACGCCTACGTGCGGTACGCCGAGGCGGCCGTCGAGCACATGTTCGCGGTGACCAGCGGCCTGGACTCGGCGGTCATCGGCGAGGCGCAGGTGCTGGGGCAGGTCCGCCGCGCCTATGCCGCGGCCGAGGCCAACCACACAGTCGGCCGGACCCTTCATGAGCTGGCCCAACGCGCGCTGAGCGTCGGCAAGCGCGTGCATTCGGAGACCGGTATCGACGCCGCGGGCGCGTCGGTGGTTTCGGTTGCGCTCGGTATGGCTGAGACCAAACTCACGGGCGGCCTCGCCGGGCGCAGCGCGGCGATCGTCGGTGCCGGTTCGATGGGCGCCCTGGCCGGGGCCCACCTGGTCCGCGCGGGCATCGGAAGGGTTCACGTGGTGAACCGGTCGTTGCCGCGGGCCCGGCGCCTCGCCCACAATCTCACCGAGCAGGGTGTGCCCGCCCAGGCCCACTCGCTCGACGATCTGACGACCGCCCTGGCCGACGTCGACGTCGTCGTCAGCAGCACGGGCGCCGTGCGGCCCGTGGTGTCCCTGGCCGACGTCCACCACGCACTCGCGCAGCGCAACGGGTCCGGGGTGGATCACCAGCTGGTCGTGTGCGATCTCGGGATGCCCCGTGACGTCGACCCGGCCGTGGCCGGCCTGCCCGGTGTGTGGGTGGTCGACATGGATCGGATCCAGCGCGAGCCCACGGCCCGGGCGGCGGCCACCGATGCCGAAGCGGCCCGCACGATCGTCGCCACCGAGGTTGCCAACTACCTCGCCGGTCAGCGGATGGCCGAGGTCACCCCGACCGTCACGGCACTGCGGCAACGGGCCGCGGACGTGGTGGAGTCGGAGTTGCTGCGGCTGGACAACCGGCTGCCCGGACTGGACGCGGCACATCGCGACGAGGTTGCCAAGACCGTGCGCCGCGTCGTCGACAAACTCTTGCACGCACCCACGGTGCGCGTGAAACAACTCGCCAGCGCGCCTGGCGGGGACAGCTACGCAGAGGCCCTGCGGGAGCTGTTCGAACTCGATCCGCAAGCCGTCGAAGCTGTGGCGGCCAGCGAATTGCCTTTCATGACAACAGATCTCGATAAGTCTGAGTAG
- the hemC gene encoding hydroxymethylbilane synthase, with product MIRIGTRGSLLATTQAGTIRDALLAAGHLCELVIISTEGDRNQGPIADIGVGVFTAALREAIHDGRVDMAVHSYKDLPTAVDERFVIAAIPRREDPRDALVARDGMVLGELPTGSVIGTSSPRRAAQLRALGLGLEIRPLRGNLDTRLSRVTSGDLDGIVIARAGLARIGRLDEVTETLEPVQMLPAPAQGALAVECRAGDTELVAVLAELDDADTRAAVTAERVLLAELEAGCSAPVGAIADVVESIDEDGNVFEELSLRGCVATLDGSDVIRASGIGTPGRAAELGVSVAAELFELGARELLVERGSET from the coding sequence GTGATCCGGATCGGCACCCGGGGGAGCCTGCTGGCCACCACCCAGGCCGGAACCATCAGAGACGCATTGCTGGCCGCTGGTCACCTCTGTGAGCTGGTGATCATCTCGACCGAGGGGGACCGCAACCAGGGCCCCATCGCCGACATCGGCGTGGGGGTTTTCACCGCGGCCCTGCGGGAAGCCATCCACGACGGCAGGGTCGACATGGCCGTGCACTCGTACAAGGATTTGCCCACTGCCGTCGACGAGCGGTTCGTCATCGCGGCTATACCGCGTCGTGAGGATCCCAGGGACGCGCTGGTGGCCCGCGACGGCATGGTGCTCGGAGAGTTGCCGACCGGCTCGGTGATCGGCACGTCGAGCCCGCGACGGGCCGCGCAGCTTAGAGCACTGGGTCTCGGTTTGGAAATCCGCCCCCTACGAGGCAACCTAGATACCAGGTTGAGCAGGGTTACGAGTGGTGATCTCGACGGCATCGTCATCGCCCGCGCGGGTCTGGCCCGTATCGGTCGGTTGGACGAAGTCACCGAGACCCTCGAGCCGGTGCAGATGTTGCCAGCACCGGCTCAGGGTGCGCTGGCGGTGGAATGCCGCGCCGGCGACACCGAGCTGGTCGCGGTGCTTGCGGAGTTGGATGACGCCGACACACGCGCCGCGGTCACCGCAGAACGGGTTCTGCTCGCCGAACTGGAGGCGGGCTGTTCCGCACCGGTGGGCGCGATCGCGGACGTGGTCGAGTCGATCGATGAAGACGGCAATGTCTTCGAGGAGCTGTCGTTGCGCGGCTGCGTGGCGACGCTGGACGGATCCGACGTGATCCGTGCGTCCGGGATCGGAACTCCGGGGCGGGCCGCAGAGCTAGGTGTCTCGGTGGCCGCGGAGCTTTTCGAACTCGGCGCACGCGAGCTGTTGGTAGAGCGCGGGAGTGAGACATGA
- a CDS encoding bifunctional uroporphyrinogen-III C-methyltransferase/uroporphyrinogen-III synthase, whose amino-acid sequence MTMRGRKAKPGRITFVGSGPGDPGLLTARAQAVLAHADLVFTDPDVPEAVLALVGTELPPASGPAPAEPAKPTDAADGSESGDADAAAVIPGGPEIRPALGDPAEVAKTLAAEARHGYDVVRLVAGDPLSVDAVISEIGALAKTHLNFEIVPGLPDTTAVPTYAGLPLGSSHTVADVRGDVDWAAIAAAPGPLILHATASHLPDAARTLIEHGLVDSTPAVVTANGTTCQQRSVETTLGGLIDKAVLEKPAGSELAGPLAGPLVVTIGKTVANRAKLNWWESRALYGWTVLVPRTKDQAGEMSDRLVGHGALPIEVPTIAVEPPRSPAQMERAVKGLVDGRFQWVVFTSTNAVRAVWEKFNEFGLDARAFSGVKIACVGQATADKVRAFGINPELVPAGEQSSLGLLDEFPPYDEIFDPVNRVLLPRADIATETLAEGLRERGWEIEDVTAYRTVRAAPPPAHTREMIKTGGFDAVCFTSSSTVRNLVGIAGKPHARTIVACIGPKTAETAAEFGLRVDVQPETAAVGPLVEALAEHAARLRAEGALPPPRKKSRRR is encoded by the coding sequence ATGACCATGCGAGGCCGCAAGGCAAAGCCCGGCCGCATCACCTTCGTGGGTTCGGGCCCAGGGGATCCAGGTTTGTTGACGGCACGCGCGCAAGCGGTGCTGGCGCACGCCGATCTGGTGTTCACCGACCCCGATGTGCCCGAAGCCGTGCTGGCGCTGGTCGGCACCGAACTGCCACCGGCATCCGGTCCGGCTCCCGCCGAACCTGCGAAGCCCACCGATGCCGCGGACGGTTCCGAGTCCGGCGATGCCGACGCGGCGGCCGTCATCCCGGGCGGCCCGGAGATCCGGCCTGCTCTCGGTGATCCTGCCGAGGTCGCCAAGACGCTGGCCGCCGAGGCCCGGCACGGCTACGACGTGGTGCGCCTGGTCGCGGGTGATCCGCTGTCGGTCGACGCGGTCATCAGCGAGATCGGTGCGCTCGCCAAGACCCACCTGAACTTCGAGATCGTTCCCGGTCTGCCCGACACCACCGCGGTGCCCACCTACGCGGGGCTGCCGCTCGGGTCGTCGCACACTGTCGCGGACGTGCGGGGCGACGTGGACTGGGCGGCGATCGCGGCCGCACCGGGCCCGCTGATCCTGCACGCCACCGCGTCGCACCTGCCGGACGCGGCCCGCACCCTGATCGAGCACGGGCTGGTCGACAGCACCCCCGCGGTCGTGACCGCCAACGGCACCACGTGCCAGCAGCGCTCGGTGGAGACCACGCTGGGCGGGTTGATCGACAAGGCCGTGCTGGAGAAGCCGGCAGGCAGCGAGCTCGCAGGCCCGCTGGCCGGCCCGCTCGTCGTGACCATCGGCAAGACCGTCGCCAACCGCGCCAAGCTGAACTGGTGGGAAAGCCGCGCCCTGTACGGCTGGACCGTGCTGGTGCCGCGCACCAAGGACCAGGCAGGCGAGATGAGCGACCGGTTGGTGGGCCACGGTGCCCTGCCGATCGAGGTGCCGACCATCGCCGTCGAACCGCCGCGCAGCCCCGCGCAGATGGAGCGCGCGGTCAAGGGTCTGGTGGACGGCCGGTTCCAGTGGGTCGTGTTCACGTCGACCAACGCGGTGCGTGCGGTGTGGGAGAAGTTCAACGAGTTCGGTCTGGATGCCCGCGCGTTCTCCGGCGTGAAGATCGCGTGTGTCGGCCAGGCCACCGCTGACAAGGTGCGCGCCTTCGGCATCAACCCCGAGCTGGTGCCCGCGGGTGAACAGTCCTCGCTGGGCCTACTCGACGAATTCCCGCCGTATGACGAGATTTTCGATCCGGTCAACCGCGTGCTGCTGCCACGGGCCGACATCGCCACCGAGACGCTGGCCGAGGGCCTGCGCGAACGTGGTTGGGAGATCGAGGATGTCACCGCTTACCGCACGGTGCGGGCCGCACCGCCGCCGGCGCACACCCGCGAAATGATCAAGACCGGCGGATTCGACGCGGTCTGCTTCACCTCGAGTTCGACGGTGCGCAACCTGGTCGGCATCGCGGGCAAGCCGCACGCGCGCACCATCGTGGCGTGCATCGGGCCGAAAACCGCCGAGACGGCAGCCGAATTCGGGCTCCGCGTCGACGTGCAGCCGGAGACCGCCGCGGTTGGACCGCTGGTCGAGGCGCTCGCCGAGCACGCAGCCCGACTGCGTGCCGAGGGTGCGCTGCCGCCGCCGCGCAAGAAGAGCCGACGGCGGTAG
- the hemB gene encoding porphobilinogen synthase — MSFPRHRPRRLRTTPAMRRLVAQTSLEPRHLVLPMFVADGIDEPRPISSMPGVMQHTRESLRRAAADAVAAGVGGLMLFGVPRDEDKDAVGSAGTDPDGILNVALRDLTKDLGDATVLMADTCLDEFTDHGHCGVLDTAGRVDNDTTNTRYVELAVAQADSGAQVVGPSGMMDGQVAAIRDGLDAAGHTDVAILAYAAKFASAFYGPFREAVSSSLQGDRRTYQQDPGNIREAVHEIELDIDEGADMVMVKPAMSYLDVVRAAADISPVPVAAYQISGEYSMISAAAANGWIDLQAAALESLVGIRRAGADIVLTYWAADVAGWLA, encoded by the coding sequence GTGTCATTCCCGAGGCATCGACCGAGACGCTTGCGGACCACGCCTGCGATGCGCCGCCTGGTGGCGCAGACCTCATTGGAGCCGCGGCATCTGGTGCTGCCGATGTTCGTCGCCGACGGAATCGACGAACCGCGGCCCATCTCCTCGATGCCGGGCGTCATGCAACACACCCGGGAGTCGTTGCGCCGCGCCGCTGCTGACGCGGTGGCCGCAGGCGTGGGCGGGCTCATGCTGTTCGGCGTGCCGCGGGACGAGGACAAGGACGCGGTCGGATCGGCAGGCACCGACCCCGACGGCATCCTCAACGTCGCGCTGCGGGATCTGACCAAGGATCTCGGGGACGCCACGGTGCTGATGGCCGACACGTGCCTCGACGAGTTCACCGATCACGGGCACTGCGGCGTGCTCGACACGGCTGGCCGCGTCGACAACGACACCACCAACACCCGCTACGTGGAACTCGCAGTGGCGCAAGCGGATTCGGGTGCACAGGTGGTCGGGCCGAGCGGCATGATGGACGGTCAGGTGGCGGCCATCCGGGACGGTCTGGACGCGGCCGGGCACACCGACGTGGCGATCCTCGCGTACGCCGCGAAGTTCGCCTCGGCGTTCTACGGACCGTTCCGGGAAGCGGTGTCCTCCAGCCTGCAAGGCGATCGCCGCACCTACCAGCAGGATCCCGGCAACATCCGGGAGGCGGTGCACGAGATCGAGCTCGACATCGACGAGGGCGCCGACATGGTGATGGTGAAACCCGCGATGAGCTATCTCGATGTGGTGCGGGCCGCGGCCGACATCTCACCGGTACCCGTTGCGGCATACCAGATCTCGGGTGAGTACTCGATGATCAGCGCGGCCGCGGCCAACGGCTGGATCGACCTGCAGGCTGCCGCGCTGGAATCGCTCGTCGGGATCCGGCGGGCGGGCGCCGACATCGTGCTGACGTATTGGGCGGCCGACGTGGCCGGCTGGCTGGCGTGA
- a CDS encoding APH(3'') family aminoglycoside O-phosphotransferase codes for MEWQPVRHGESGARVFRSADGARYAKVVGPAAAPDLAAERDRMSWAHEHGIAAPAVLDWGMTPDGDTYLVTRTVDGVPADQLTESVLRTAWPSIVAAVRALHEIPIGDCPYRRDLDTMLALARTVVAAGAVHPEFLSDDDRGVPAAVLLERVERVAELRRTQESTDAVVCHGDLCLPNILVAGDRFSGFIDLGRLGVADRHADLALLLANTADTFAGFASDAAAELAAGYPAELDGDRLRYYLALDPLTWG; via the coding sequence GTGGAATGGCAACCCGTCCGGCACGGTGAGTCGGGCGCGCGCGTCTTCCGCAGCGCGGACGGCGCGCGGTACGCGAAGGTGGTCGGCCCGGCAGCAGCACCCGATCTGGCGGCCGAGCGCGATCGAATGTCATGGGCGCACGAGCACGGAATCGCCGCACCTGCCGTGCTCGACTGGGGCATGACGCCGGACGGCGACACCTACCTGGTGACGCGCACCGTCGACGGTGTCCCGGCGGATCAGCTGACGGAATCGGTACTACGCACGGCCTGGCCTTCGATCGTCGCGGCGGTGCGCGCCCTGCACGAGATCCCGATCGGTGACTGCCCGTACCGGCGCGACCTCGACACCATGCTGGCGCTGGCCCGCACGGTGGTGGCGGCCGGTGCGGTCCATCCTGAGTTCCTGTCCGACGACGACCGGGGAGTGCCCGCCGCCGTACTGCTCGAGCGCGTCGAGCGCGTCGCGGAGCTGCGGCGCACACAGGAGTCCACCGACGCCGTGGTGTGCCACGGTGACCTGTGCCTGCCCAACATCCTGGTCGCCGGCGACCGGTTCTCGGGCTTCATCGATCTGGGCCGGCTGGGTGTCGCCGACCGCCATGCCGATCTCGCGCTGCTGCTGGCCAACACCGCCGACACGTTCGCCGGCTTCGCGTCCGACGCGGCCGCGGAACTTGCTGCCGGGTATCCGGCGGAGCTGGATGGTGACCGGCTGCGCTACTACCTGGCCTTGGACCCGCTGACCTGGGGATAG